The Carassius auratus strain Wakin chromosome 5, ASM336829v1, whole genome shotgun sequence genome includes a window with the following:
- the LOC113077956 gene encoding E3 ubiquitin-protein ligase DTX3L-like, which yields MSLPQVFTGVRLLLPNSDLSKLHSKTVKHKYKDVNGVSSESFQEAEDIYRKSVILQTTCNGSRDLRQEGRPAQSDPLEIEPVKVDDIFMHYIEKMKSKELDIIKKRNAVIMKRDNRLVTFLPQSGNSLHAQFAREQFITLYQKIATGLQTRTYFYSPGITMLCKAEFPELLISHKDERQFQLTGNFISLERFGKCLKGSTQRYSHYQTPNKIKVYETPYRQNVEQQKSIDRAKDETCPICLEPLNTSECTVLPKCKHRFCKDCLKRAFQLKPTCPICGEIYGSLTGTQPKGGSMTVSWDSSSLPGYEKYGTILISYHIPSGRQGDEHPNPGMPYQGVSRIAYIPDSTEGRKVLKLLQRAFDQQLTFTIGRSSTTGQNNVVTWNDIHHKTSRDGGPTRYGYPDPEYLKRVQDELKAKGIS from the exons ATGAGCCTGCCTCAG GTATTCACTGGAGTGAGACTACTCCTGCCAAATTCCGATTTAAGCAAACTTCACAGCAAGACTGtgaaacataaatataaagaTGTGAATGGTGTTTCCAGCGAGTCATTTCAAGAGGCTGAAGATATTTACAGGAAGAGTGTAATTTTACAAACAACATGTAATGGAAGTAGGGATCTAAGACAGGAGGGGAGACCAGCTCAAAGTGACCCCTTAGAAATTGAACCAGTTAAGGTTGATgacatttttatgcattacatTGAAAAAATGAAATCTAAGGAACTtgacataattaaaaaaaggaatgcAGTTATCATGAAGAGAGACAATAGATTGGTAACCTTTTTGCCTCAGTCTGGGAACAGCCTTCATGCTCAGTTTGCACGAGAACAGTTTATAACATTATATCAAAAGATTGCAACAGGGCTGCAAACTCGGACGTATTTTTACAGTCCAGGAATTACCATGCTTTGCAAAGCAGAATTTCCAGAACTGCTAATATCTCATAAAGATGAAAGGCAATTTCAACTGACTGGCAACTTCATTAGTCTTGAAAGATTTGGGAAATGTTTGAAGGGGAGTACACAGAGATATTCACATTACCAAACCCCAAATAAAATCAAAGTCTATGAAACACCTTACAGGCAAAATGTGGAACAACAGAAATCAATAGACCGAGCCAAAGATGAGACGTGTCCAATTTGTTTGGAACCACTCAATACATCTGAATGCACAGTCTTGCCTAAATGTAAGCACAGATTTTGTAAAGACTGTTTGAAAAGAGCATTCCAGTTGAAACCAACTTGTCCGATATGCGGAGAGATATACGGCAGTCTTACAGGGACGCAACCGAAAGGAGGATCCATGACTGTCTCATGGGACAGCTCCTCTCTACCTGGATATGAAAAATATGGAACAATCCTAATTAGCTACCATATACCAAGTGGACGCCAGGGG GATGAACACCCAAACCCGGGCATGCCATACCAGGGTGTGTCCCGCATAGCTTACATCCCTGACTCAACGGAGGGAAGGAAGGTACTGAAGCTTCTGCAGAGGGCATTCGACCAGCAACTCACTTTCACCATCGGACGCTCATCTACTACCGGTCAGAACAATGTGGTGACCTGGAATGACATTCACCATAAGACGTCTCGTGATGGAGGGCCAACTCG ttACGGTTACCCAGATCCAGAGTACCTCAAACGAGTACAAGACGAACTGAAAGCAAAAGGAATCTCCTGA